The window GAGGCGGGAATGGCCCTTGAGGGCAAGCGCGACGATGGTGACGTTCTCGACGTCGGCATCCCGGGCCGCGTGAACGCCGATTCGCGTCCAGAAGCGAATCCCCAGGCGCCTTTCGGCTTCGCGGGCGGCCTCCTGGATCGCCTGCAGGATCGACAGGCTCGCCGCGACGGCCGAGACGGCGCCGTCGCTCCGATCCTCCCAGGTGCCCAGCAACGTGTGGCCGGGCGACACCTCGACGCGGGCGCCCTCCTCGAGAAGGGGCGTGCGGGCGCGCTCCACCAGATCCCGCACGGTCGCCTTGAAGACCTCCGGATCCAGCATCTCGGCAACTGCCGCCAGGCCGCCAAGTTCGACGGCTGCTACGACGATGCCCGGCAATTTTACCTGCCTCTGCGCCAGGCCATGGCCCCGAACCCTTGCCTCCTCCTATCCGCGAGCTCCCTCGGTTCTTCGCGATAGCCCCTGTGCTAGGATGTACCCCATGACGGCCAGCATGCACGACCCCTTCATCGCGAAGCGTCTGAAGCGCAGGCTTCCCGCGGGGTCCGGCGACAAGGCCGGCGAGTTCCTCGCGCAGATCGATCGGGCGCGCGAGGAGCTGGATCGGCTCGCCACGCTGGCGGACGCCAATCCCCCCACACTACGTACGCATGATCGTTTCGGGGATCGGCTCGATGCGGTCGACCACCATCCCGCCTACGAGCAACTCGGGACCTGGGCCTACGACACGCTCGGCCTGGTCGCAATGCCGTACGATCCGGCCGAGCGGGAGCGCTGGAATGGCATGCCGCGATCCGTCGCCTTCGCCGGGGGCATGGTCTTCGCCATCAGCGAGCAGGGGCTTTACTGCCCGCTCTGCATGACCGACGGCGCGGCTCGCGTGCTGTCGGCGGTCGTCGGCGACGCGCCGCGGTGGCGAGACTACATTTCGCGCCTGACGAGCCGGGGCCCCGATCGCTGGACGGGCGGCATGTTCCTCACCGAGCGGCAGGGTGGGTCGGACGTCGGGGCCAACACCAGCGTGGCGGTGCCCGACGGCGACCGCTGGCGGCTGACCGGCGAGAAATGGTTCTGCTCCAACGCCGGGGCGGATCTCGCCCTGGTGCTCGCCCGGCCGGAGGGCGCCCGGAGCGGCACCCGGGGCCTGGGCCTGTTCGCCATGCCGCGCGTGCTAGAGGACGGGCGACGCAACTCCTACTCGTTCCGGCGCCTGAAGGACAAGCTGGGCACGCGCTCGATGGCCACCGCCGAGGTCGAACTGGACGGCGCCGTCGGCTACCAGATCGGCCCCCTGGATCGCGGGTTCGTGCAGATGGCGGAGATGATCAACCTCTCGCGGCTCTACAACGCGGTCGCCTCGGTCGCGATCATGTCGCGCTCTCTGGCGGAAGCCACGGCCTGGGCGCATTCCCGGTCGGCGTTCGGCAAGCGCCTCTCCGACCATGCCATGGTCGCCGACACGCTGTCGCAACTGGCGGCCGAACTGGACGGTTCGCAGGCGCTGGTCTGGGAGGTCATCGACCGCCTGGATCGGCTGGAGAGCGGCGCCGGCTCGCAAGACGATCGCCGCCTGCTCCGGATCCTCACGCCGCTGGCCAAGCTCTACACCGCCAAGCGAGCGCTATGGGCCGCGTCCGAGGCAATAGAGATCCTCGGCGGCAGCGGCTACGTCAACGAGTTCGTCACGCCGCGCCTGCTGCGCGATGCCCAGGTCCTGCCCATCTGGGAGGGCACGACGAACATCCAGACCCTCGACATCTTCCGGGCCCTGGAGAAAGCCGGCGCCGAGGAGGTGCTCTTCCCTCTGCTGCGCAGTTGCCTCGACTCCGCCCCGCGCGAGGCCACTCCGGTGGCGGCGCGGCTTCGGGAGCACGTGGACGAGCTGCAGTCCGCGCTCGCCGGCCTGCGCGGCCACGAGGGCGACGGCTGGACCGTCGCCGCTCGCGAGTGGGCGCTGCGCCTGGCTCCGGCGGCGTGCGCGGTACTCCTGGTCGCCGAGAGCGCGGCCGCCGGGGGCGCCGACCGCGACGACCTGGTGGAGCATGCGGCAAAGCTGGCCGACATGCACCTCGAGGGCTGGACGGCGGTGGGCCTCCTGCGCGCCCTGGATCGGAAGGGGCGGGCCCTCAGCCG of the Candidatus Tanganyikabacteria bacterium genome contains:
- a CDS encoding acyl-CoA dehydrogenase family protein, with translation MTASMHDPFIAKRLKRRLPAGSGDKAGEFLAQIDRAREELDRLATLADANPPTLRTHDRFGDRLDAVDHHPAYEQLGTWAYDTLGLVAMPYDPAERERWNGMPRSVAFAGGMVFAISEQGLYCPLCMTDGAARVLSAVVGDAPRWRDYISRLTSRGPDRWTGGMFLTERQGGSDVGANTSVAVPDGDRWRLTGEKWFCSNAGADLALVLARPEGARSGTRGLGLFAMPRVLEDGRRNSYSFRRLKDKLGTRSMATAEVELDGAVGYQIGPLDRGFVQMAEMINLSRLYNAVASVAIMSRSLAEATAWAHSRSAFGKRLSDHAMVADTLSQLAAELDGSQALVWEVIDRLDRLESGAGSQDDRRLLRILTPLAKLYTAKRALWAASEAIEILGGSGYVNEFVTPRLLRDAQVLPIWEGTTNIQTLDIFRALEKAGAEEVLFPLLRSCLDSAPREATPVAARLREHVDELQSALAGLRGHEGDGWTVAAREWALRLAPAACAVLLVAESAAAGGADRDDLVEHAAKLADMHLEGWTAVGLLRALDRKGRALSRA